In Besnoitia besnoiti strain Bb-Ger1 chromosome I, whole genome shotgun sequence, the genomic window ATAGCGGTGTAATGACAGTAATTCCATCGTTTTCTTCGGTTACAGCCTTGGCGCCTCTTCCTTTTGTGCGATTAAACCAGCTACTCGTACTCCCGACCGTAATGAAGCTCTCTTCGCTGTTCCTATCGGTTGCACTCGGTGGCTCCTCTATtggggcctccgcggctttgAATAAACGGGAATATCGGCAAATCCAGCTTACcagcagagacggcgagaggaTCAAGGTTGACGTTATGTAAGGGGCACGGCAGGTGGTTCAGGCATCATGCTGATCTAATTATTCTCATGTGGGGGCTCAGGTACGAGTCCATGTGTCCCTTTTGTCAGCGCGTAAGTCTGTGCGTTGAGAGAGATTTTTCATTGGTGGTAAATATACTTCTATAGCTAATCACAGAGCAGCTTTCGCGTATCATGAGAAGCGATATTGCTGATTACATCGACTTACGCTTGTATCCATACGGTAGACCTAATCACAGCGTTTGAAGGATGCATTTCAAAGTCATCTTATCGGCCGCAGGTAATGCTGTcgaacgcggcggcgaaatTAAATGCCAGCATGGGCCTGACGAGTGTCATCTGTACGTAATGTCATCTTCCAACTCTCGAGATCTGGTCAGCGAGTGAAAAGTCTGTAGGAACAAGGTATCAGCATGTGCAATCAGGGAGTTGCACAAGGAGCCCAATCAAACCATGGATGTTTTAACATGGTGAGTTCAACATACGAGCCGGTCGCGCGCAGTTGACATATATAAGTTGCAGCATCGAAAATATAAAAGGGGGCGCCGATACAGAATGGAGAGGATGCCTCACCGAAgccagagaaaaaaagtCCGCGATCCAAGGTAGATAGAGGTTGTGCCCATCACTGCGCGCTCCCACGTAGCACCTGCCCCGTCTTTCAGATTGCGTCACTTCCGCGAAAGGTGCACAGCTCATGTGAGTCGCTTGGCTGCGAAACTGTTGTATCATGACAACTCGTTGAGTAATCAGGAAAGCTGTGAGCGCGTACTCCCAGACCGTTGGTTATGAGTATGTACCGTGGATCGAAGTGGACGGTAAACACTCCAAGCAAGCTGAAGAGAATCTAACCGAGTTTCTGTGCAAAAAGTACGTCTGGAATATGTGGCCTAGTAGCTCGGCGGTGCAATTCTAGCTTATATCAGAATTGGCAAGAGGGGGCCACATTTCTGCGCGATGCTGTCCCTGCTGGACACGACGCACGTGCTTCAAGATCATCAGCGATGCTTTAAGCATTAAACAAGTCAGCGCTGAAGCACGCTCATACATCTGTCTCCCAAGAAAGGTCGTATGCACGCGACGCAACCAGCTCAGTGGCGGGCTTGCGGATGGCATTGTTCAAGTGTTCGTGCCGCTGATAATGCTGCGTGCTGTTGACGCGTGCGCTACGCTTATTCAATGTCGAGAGTTGATGGAGTCAATCCGCTTTCACCGAGCTTTCCTAAAACTGTTAGTTCACACGATGGGAATTGCAGCGTCCTGCAACGTGTACGGACCGGCCGCCGTGATGCAGTGCGATTCGCGGCTCGAACTGATGTTCATCCAATCAACGCCGGATGCTCCTATGCGCTCATGTGTAGCCACGGGCTGACAAACCAGGAGAAGGGATGCGTTACTCACGCTACTCGCATTGGCACACGCTATCGGCTGCCGCGTCTATCAGGATGCAAAGAAAAACCCAGCCGTAATGTGCTGACAAACGTCTCTGAGGACAAACTCCAGCGGACCCACAGAAGGACTGATTGCCATGAAAACTCTGCTCAAACATGGGGTTCCTCCTGTGGTTGCGGGCCATCGGCCAGCTCGGAGGAGTACCCCACTAGATACGCAGTATATTGAAGCTCCCGCCGTGTGGTACTTTTACACATTTCTCGGTCTGCTGCCAAGATCACCGTACAAACACCACTCGAAAAAGAATTTTACGCTGCTGCGGTGAACGAAGCCGCAGTATGAGGCCGACGCGCAAAGAAATTCTGTCAAAATGTGACCGTCATCTCAGGCATAAAATCGGCAACACAAATGGTAGGAACCGCATCACCCCTGAacgagggaggaagcgaTCATGATTCTCAGCATAATCCCCAGGCGAGGCAAAAGACAGCGGCTCACACGAAAAAGGCAGACCGCTGTGGCCTTAAGGCCAGCAGCTTCAGTGccgtgcgccgcctgcctgctTGCTAACTTATTTCCGAAGCACACATCTACAGCATGTGATTCGCCACAGAACTGGGAATCAGCCCGCACACTGCGAAATACAAATGAGCATCAAGCCTTCAAGCGTTTCAGCTTTTTCTTCagtttctttctctccttcttaagcttcttcgcctcctttttcgccttcttttttttcttcttggctttcctcctcgcgcgatCGAAGTCGCTGCTGATGGATGAGCTGCTTGACGACGAATCTGCTTTCGGAGTCAGTCTGAATGCACGCCGAAAAGCGGCAGGTGCGAAATATGATAGTGAGTCATTCTCCTGAGGGATGCATGCCATGCGTCATCTGTTTCTAGGCAATTCTGCTGCTCGCTTGCAGCACGGAACACGCGGAAACATCGCCATCTGACTAATAAGCGAACCGCAGACAGTTCCCCTTTCTCGGCCGAAGCTCGCTTGATATCGGTTTGGCCAGCTGCCTGGACGTGAGAGGCGTTACACATTTGGACGACATAAGCGAAAACTGCACAATCGCTCATCCACGAGCGATCGACTCAGTACTCTCCTTCTGTCGATGCTTACTCTCCTTCGCTTGGCGGATGTACCAGGTGCTTCACCATAACTTCGTAGGGATTGATCCACGGCTTCTCCTGAGGTTAAGAAACAAACGTCAACAACAGAATGCTTCTAAATAATCAGACTGAGCAATCCGGAAGTACCACAGTCACAGACGGATTTTCCGCACAGCTCGTGAAGGCAATGGCTAGGAAGCGCATACGGCAACGAACATACGAGATTCACCACACCTAGGCGGCAAACGCCAGAGCGCTCAACACACAGCCTCCAACCGCACGCTCAAAACCACCCCGCTGCTACAGTTTCAGCCTCCCCCTGTACTACATGTTCCGAGTACTCCGGCGTGTACCCGCGTGCCGAGTCAGCGGAGGCTCCTGCCGACAGTGCGACGCTATCCCATCTACCATATTGATCAActggtttaattttcttacaaaccGCTTCTGGTctgattgaattatcgcatCCAGATCAGTGAACGGGTGGACGCGAACGTGGCCAGCTATGTCGCTTCGAGAGATATTCAGAGCCCGCCGTCTAAGCGCATGCCCTCTCACCGTTTTCAATTCGTCTGTGTAGAACTTGTCAGGCCGCCACTGATCACCGGTTTCCTCTGTGATCTGCCTCAACCGTTTCCgctctttttctcgcgcAGTCACCACTCGGTCAGCTGCGTGGACGTCGAACGAGCCCCTGAGTGTGCGCGTACGTTCACCATGTGAGGTTTCGTCCTTTGTACACCGTCAGGAACAGAGAAGACATCGAAGCTGTTAGAATAGAGAGCACGACAGCGTGTTGTGGGGCGGCGCACCACAGCAATTACGTTGATCCTCCCAACTGGAGTTGCTATAAACTTTGTCTCTGCATACTATGTCGCTTTGCATTAAGATCACTTCGAACCTCCAGATGATGCTAGCATACCAGAGAGAACTATAGTTTGTCTGCTACACAAGGAATGACTGTTGCCTTACCTCCGTGTAGCTGCGCTCGGACCGCAAACGCCTTCGGTGAGAATCACCTCCTCGTTCTTCGCCCCGGCCATCGTTGTGCTCACGCGCAAAGACACCATCTGCGGTGCAGCCAAAACGAAATCAGAAATACAAATTTCGATAGGACAGACATGCTACTCCGCCAGGAAACagggacgcgccggcgggtACTGGGTATCCATGGGCCCGAAAACCGAGCGAGGGCCTTGCGCACCCCGCAATCAGGCATAGGCCACATGGCTCGAGGATGAAGTGAAGCACGCACGCAGAACATGAGATTTGATCGGCAGGCAAAACGAGTCAACTCCCAGATATGCTTCTCGCGTGGGAAACGGAAATGTGCAGCTTGAACAAGCATCCAATCCGGTGGTGGGGGGAACGGTGAAGGACCAGAAGATTAACGGGGTTACGAAATGCATTCCGCTGCGTCCAGTGGAGAAGCCCTGCGGTTCATAGGTTCGCTCTTCTGCACCCGAAATCATGGCTATACAGATGTAATCTCCCGGGTGAATAAGACACGCTCAAACATGCGGCAGAGCCAGCGCATGTGTGTAAAGCAGCTAGAATCACCACCATCTGGACTTTATGTATCTGAGGCAGGTTTTCTGGGCAAGCGCTCATCACCACTTAcggctttctctcctctttttcgcaattttctctttctcgtctttctcATGTTGTTTCCACATTTGCCGCTTCTCCAAATACCGGTTGTGGGCATCGACGTGGACAACGTATCTTTTAATTACTGCACGCAGCGCTGGCTCGATCTTCCCCGGTGttgaggcggaggcctgccACGTCGAGTTTGAGTCTCCATCGTCTCTCTGGGATGAatacggcgacgaggcggcgactgcggagcGCACGGGGCTCCCACTCCGGCTTCTGGCATCTTCACGCATCCTGGAGCCCCCTCCTCGTTCACCGAGCACTGAAGTGGGACGGCGGAGAATCACAGAGGGGACTCGCCCCGCTGAAGTCTTGTGTTGTGTACATGTGGTGTCCCAGAGGCCGTTTTCCCTCGAGCTCTTTCGAAGACAGCAGAGGACGCCCACAGCTACACTGCGGGATAGAGGAAGACCAGAGATAGCAGACCAAACAAACCAGTGAAAAGAATGGCGGGAAAAAAACGGCGGAAAAAGTGGCAGGCAGTGGAGAATATATACCACAACTTGTTGAACAACGGCTACCTGTACGCTCAAACGCACATGCAGCCGGACTTCGGCACACCAAACAacggaagaaggaaagacgCACGAAGACGGCCGCACTACACGACACACGAGTTCAGGGCTACGGCAGAATTTGCCTGTTACATGTAGCGCTATTCCTTCCCAACAACaaacgcggacgacgcgtctgcgcccggTACCGCGCTGTACCGTTCGCGTGGTAGCGGTTGGGCATACCCGCCTCTGTCTCAGTTGACTCTCATCGTGGAAgtcggaagaagaaggattGGTAAGAAAGTTCAGAAGTGGCAGTGACACTTTTGATTTGCGTCCGACCCCCAATGGAAGCAGACAAACGCAGTCTCGGTCTGTTTTCACTGCCGTATTtccttctgcatgcgcatgcagctatCGTTGCAAGACACTAGCAGGTGTTGTCTCTAGCTGCATGAGATTGGTGTCTGCGGGGAATCACTACGCTGCTTCGTCCATGTTTCTGCATTCCCCAACCAGTTCACGCTGCATTAATTTTGGGGCAGACAGGGACCGATGGTACGGCGATATGCAAGAATCGAGATGCGGATTTCCATGCCCAGCTGCACATCGATGCAGCCAGTGCGAAGGGCTGACCCAGGATTCTGTAGCGCGAGGAGTGTCATTTTTCAGACATCCGACCTCCATTTCGCTCGGCCAGCACGTGTATTCTTCTCTGTCTAGCTGAGCGCCGCGGTGGACCTCCATGGCAGCCCGCTGTGCGTGTCGGGCGGCTTTTCGGTCCATATGGCGGGCACATGCTTCGTCTGAGAGTTTTTACTGTCACGACTTTTTCGCTACCGCAGATGAGCATTAACTGCCATGTCCTCTATGAATAGCGGGCTTTTCTTTGAGACCGGCCGGACGTACATCAGCAGCATAGCCGGAGACAGAGAGTTGCTGCTCAGCCATTCGTTACCGCTAGGCCTCTAGGAGGTTGACTGTCGTGCCCCTAACATGCGCCAGCTGTCTTCGAGTGGCGTGCTAGCTGCCGTCATGAGTGTCTTTTCGGTGTCTCGGGCTCCTTTCCTTTCAAGCTTCTGCGTTTCGACTTTGTTGCGTAGTCAGCTCTGTATGCTCTGTATGCTTAGGTAGTCTATGAACCGAAGCAATTCGTCCGGGCTGTCACAAAATTCCTCGTCCAGAACTGGTCCTCCACGCTCTTTGTCTGTCACAAGTATATGGCTTCTCCTGGAAAACTCAGAACCCTATTTTTCGAGCTGTCTGTGGCGGCCTGTTTCAACGACTGCGTGCCGGTCTATGCTGCCCAGAACAGCGTACCGCCTCAACGACTCTACAGTGGAACAGAACTCCCCCCCTCTTCCATAGCTCTTGAGAGTTTGctgagaggcgacgccgatcCGTCTTGTTGCGCccggcagcctcgccgtTCGAGCCCTCACGATGGAAGGTGTGGAGGTGCTGGAGACTCCCGCCAGCTCTGCAggtcgaggcgcgcgaagcaacGAGTGGAGAGGAGAACCAACTGAAAGATCCGCAGCACTGGAGCGCCTGAGGGTCAAGGTTCACCCGGCAAACCGACGCTTTTTTGACGTCCTgttggaggcgcggcggaggacgacaaGTGAACGGCAGTTTCAAACGTACAGCAGAGTAGgttctgcaggcgcgctaCCTCTCGGCGGATAGATTCCTTACGAGAGTGGCGGGTCGGAGGCCTGGGCCTTCTTCCACGCACGCCTTGCCtggcgcgcaggcgtggcGCCCACGTCGTCACTTGgctcgcgctccgcgcggccGGGAAAAAGTGGGCGATGACTATGCCAGACAAGCGACATTGACTGGCTGTTGAGCCAGACAGACGAACCGCGTCGCGCCAGCGCGGGCTTACGCCCAAGTCTGTCGGTGCCCTTCTGTGCTCTTCAGGGTCTTCGAGCGCTTCAGTTGTATCCTCTCCCCATTACGActcgcgaggaggccgagcaAATTGACGGTGTGGGCGGATTTCTTTCGGGTTTGATCTTTAGGTGAGCACCGTGGCAGGTGGCGTCACTTCCTGTCCTGTTGTCATCTGGAACCCGCATGGGCATCCCCGTTTCTTTCGGAtgacgcctgcgcgtctcagTGGCTTGAGCGGCGTGTGAGGACCGTCCATatcctctccccccccctcctcccccagAAAGCCACGCGGACAAACACGTCGTTCCGTTTCGTGCGCCAGATACCCATCATGCGGGATCCATTCCCACGGTTATCTCCCGTGATGGGGTGGAAAAGTGTGTTGAGTGGCTTTGATGCCGTGTGGGGTTCCACGCGCTTGTCTTTGAGCTGTTAAGCGTTTTTCGGGGCGGGCTCCAGGTTCGCTTGCGCATTTTTCGTCCCCTTCATGGTACCCTCATTCGGTCTATAGCACTGTCCAGCGTCTACTTGGAATCGTTTCGCTCAGAGTCCTCCGAAATGCGCCGCTCACTGCGCCAGGGCCGCTTCCACCCCCCGCGGGCGGCATCGAACCAGAGCCTGCTTCTGTTCCCCCTCCGGCAGTCGCTTCTGTTTCCAGCAGCTCCCGCTCGAATGAAAGCGCCGAAGCGCGCGACAAGTGCCAGCACGGTGCTGCTGGCCGCCGCTCAACCGGAGCGGCAGGCGATAGGACTGCCTCAGAATGCGACCGTGTGGCTCTCTCCCAGCAGTCAGCGTCGGGATCTCTTCAAGAGTATCTGAAGCGGCAGTGGCGCTTGGCTGAGCGTCTGGCGGTGTTCCTCTTGAGCAGGCGTCGTAAGCCTCTCTCGAAAGAAAGCAGGCATCCGGAGGGACCCGGAGACAGGCAATCTGGTCATGTGCAGCGTGGAGGGACGAGTTGTGAAACCGGAGGAAACACGTCGAGCGAGCACGACCTTGCGGGGGACTGCAGCCcggtcgcggcgacggccacGTCGAAGCAGTCTGCAGACCGACGCTCCAACAGGAACGATCTGCCCATGAAGTGCTTTCGGAAGGGCGCCAGTGCCTGGACGGGACTGGTGTGCCTCTACAGACTCGGGGCCTTCGGGGAGAAAGGCGTCAACCGCGTGCAGCTCAAGGAAGCGCAGGAGGAGCTCTCAACGGtaagaagagagaggacgcacCTTCTGGCAGAAGGCAACTGGGGCGTCAACAGTTTTCTGAGTTTCGCCGGAATTCGGTGCCGCTGGGGAAGCGGGGGGGTGGGAGGGATACTAGGACGGAGACTGCGCCGTGGCACCGTCAACCGTATCCCAAATACAGACGTGCATGTGACCTCATCTCGGTAGGCGTCTGCTTGTGCTGTGCGTGTTCATGAGATGAACCGACGAGTATGTGCGTTCGGGTGCAGCTTTATCCCTGCCGCGTGGCCTCGTGGAGCATTTTGGAGACCctccagcgccagcagctggtCGCGATTCGCGCTCCCGATCcttccgtcgcgcgcgcggcatcTGCCCGCTTTTCGCGGCAGCTCAAATCGGCTGCCGAGGCCTCGGCTTCCCTCACGGCTGCTTGCGCCATGAGGCTGTCGTCTCACGATGGCGAAGAGGCTGTGCATCAGCATTTCAACAGGGAAGGTGTCGACCGCGCAGACACCCGGAGCGGCAAcgaggcgagcagctcgGTCAGTTCGCTCGCGAGGGCCTCAGACGGAACGAAGGCAGACGGCGTGGAGCTCCCAAAGGGCAGtgcaggccggcggcggcgcgagagctcacgccgcgagcagatcctgaggcagaagcaggagcgcgcggcagagactgAACACGGCCGACTGCTCAAGCGACACTGCCGCGACCACCTCGAACTCGTCTCCCTCACGAAGGAAGGAGAAGTTTGGGCCCGCCGTCTCGCGGCTACGGTGCCCGAGCTGCACAGCGCTAGTGCcagtctgcagcagcccACCGGGTGCGCAGCCGCACCGCAGGCTGAGTTTGAAAAGGAGTGTCTGTCTGGAGGCTTGCCTAGCGACAGTCAGCAGTCGGACTGCGGTTGCCTTTCGAACGATGAGGGGTACATTGACGGCAGCAACACAGGGGAAACGTTGTCTGATGCTTTTGTGGATACCTGCGAACGAGTCGAACTCAGAAACGCCCATGATTCCGACGAGGATTGGTCGTCATCCCTTGAGGAGCTGGACGCCAAAACGCTGGGAAGCTCGAGAGCTGAAACGGAGTCAGAGCGTGAGGCGACCCTTTCCCGTCGGTCACGTCAGCGCCGCTCAACCAGAGCTTTGAGTCTTGGAGTGGCTCGCAGCGCCGACTGCCGTGGTGAAGCACCCGTCGTGGTGCTGgatgacgaagaggaagaagacaagcTTCAAGAGGTCTCTCTTCTTACGCCGGTGTCCGGAGGCGCACGAACGTGGCGTCAACCCAGCGATTCGCCAGCGATGTGCAGAAGAGGCCGGGATCCGAGCAACGAAGCATTCCACATGTCGCCAATTCGAGTAGCcacgcacgcagctgctggcggcaCCCCGAGAAGAAACAAGCGCTCTGTAATTTTGTCCGACCTTCCCGTCGCACTTCCGAGTGCCGCGGGGTCGCTTTACGTCCCAGAGAACAcaccgcagagagcgaccgcgggcctctcgtcttctgccaacgcgtctggcgcgccggGTAGGCCGGGAGGCGCGGGTGTGGGCTCGAAAGTCGACGAGCTTCCGCAGGGGTGGCAGCCTATGGGGCACGCATTCCAGGTCTGTCTGGTGCTGGACAACCGCGAGCGAGTCGAGCACGGCGCAGGCTGGGGCGGGCGGAGCAGCCGGGCGGAGTTCCTCTCTGGCCAGCTCCGCCGAAACGGCGTGCTTGTGGAATTGCGTCCGCTTCCAGTTGGCGACGCCCTGTGGGTCGTCCAGCGTCTGCAGACGGGGCCTGAActcggcggggcggcgcagcgccttccgcagccTGGCGACGTGGAGTCCTCTCGGCAGGTCGACGCAGGGCCGCGAGAGGGGCAGGGATTTGGAGCGGACGCGGTCGCCAGTGCAGCTGATCAcgcagcctctccgctgaagaagggcggcgcagcaggcgagttCGTGCTGCCGATCATAGTCGAGCGAAAGACGCTGCGCGACTTGAGCACTTCGATTCGAGACGGCCGCTACGAAGACCAAAAGTACCGACTCATGCACTGCTCAGGCGTGAGGCGGGTTCTGTACCTCGTCGAGGGCCTGCTCGAGGCTTCGCCGTGCCCTGCGgtgcctctcgcggccgcggggttCGCTGGCCAGCCACGCAGCTTCGCAGGGCATCTGCcatcgcctcctcggcttcccggggcgagccgaggcggcgccggagcctCAGGTGCCCTGAGTGCGGCAGCTGGCGGGCGGTCGTTTCTGGGCGGGCCGCTGTCGACGTCCGCTGCCACAGTGGCGGCGGAGATCGCCGCCGTGCGAACCGCGCAGCTCAAGACGCAACTTGTCAACGGTTTTTCCCTCCTCAGCACCACCTGCCCAGCGCACACTGTGGCAATGCTGACTCGGATTCAcaggcgtctggcgcggcaGTTTTCCTCGTGGGCGGTCGCCCCCGTCGAGACGGGCGACCAGAGTGTCGAGGGCGTCAGCGGGGGGCTAGCGGCCTTCAGTGTGCCCTGCCCTAGCGCTCCTACCCAGCACGCTGGTCAGAGAGGAACTCTGCACCACTCGgagtcgccgcctgcaggcgcagggcggTCGCAGACTGCTTCCTCAGGCGCAGCGGGTGACGCAGTGACGCGCCTGTTTCTCCGCGAGGGGAAGTCGCAAGCGACACGTCCCGACTTTGGCGGCCCGGGCAGCCTCTTCAGTGCGTCTCCATGGGGCGCCTCAGAGCAGGAGGCGCTCATCGAGCTTCTTTCGTGGGGCCAGTGGCTCGAGCGGAATCGGCAGGCTGCAAAGAGCACAGTAAAAGAGGTTTTTTGCAGGCAACTCAGTGTCTTGCCCTTCCTCGGCAAGAGGGGAGCTGCCTACATTGCGCAAGCGTGTGGTCGTCCTGCAGCAttcgctcgccttctccagcaGCATCCAGAcgaccgccgcctgcgtgcggCATTGGCTGTGGCGGCTTACTCAGCTGATCACGGAGCGAAAGGGAAGGAGGCACCTGCGGGACAGGGGGCCGCTATCCCCGATGAGCACCGCGACGCTTCTCTGCAGACTCCAGACAGGGGTAGAAAACGCCCGCTGAATGGAGATCCGCAGCGGGAGCACGAGGGCGCAGCATTGGAAACCCGGACAGGAGAGGAACTACCCAACAGCGAAAAACGCAGGCATCTCGAAGCCCCCCAACGTGCCCGCCGAGAAGGAACGCAATCCGTCGCTcctggcagcgccgcctccccacGACAACAAACGATTAGCAGCAAGGTAAGTCAGACTCCACTGAATGAAGTACGGGCTGCTTGGCATGTCCCCGCTGTACTGTGGGACGTGGAATCCTCCCTCATCCCTATTCTCTTCTCAGCGTGTCATCTTCACGTGTTTCACGTGGTTCTGGTCCTCGAAACGTGACCTGGGAAAACGCTTGGCGtagaggaggctgcggatGCGCCGTACTCCGGATCGTAACTTCATGCGTCTTATTTGTATTCCTCTCTCCACCGGAGTCGACAGCACTCATTCCACTGATCAGATTCCAATAGGACAGGCAGACTCGTGCTGGGAGCCATAGTCTCGTAAACATGGTTGTTTCTAATCTTCGCGTCGTTACCGTGCCTCTGGCTGGATCAGCTCAGGCTTTCACTCTCGGCGGCCTTTTACATCCTGATCCAACATTCCTATCTTCTTGGTGTCTACCCTGAGCGCGCGGTCTTACCCTGCTGGATaaggagaggcgaaggaatCATCCGCGATGCATCGATGAGATCGGTATTAacggcgtccgccgcacaCTAGAGATTGGACCCTCTGAGTGGGTCGCGAGCCGTTCGCATCATCGTGCCTTGGTGACTTCTGTGTGTTGTCTGCTACAGGCCATAGCCCTATGCAGACTGCTTTACCAGCCAGACGTGCCCTCGTCTGTCATCGAGGCGGTGCAGCCGCTAGCCGCTGCAACGACAGAAAATCTCGCAGGCAAGCGCTGGGCGGCCTGCGAAGCCACCCCTCCCCGGCAGCGATGAGTTCGCAGAGGGAGGGGGCCAACCCGCTGATAGAAAATGCAAATGGGGGAGTAGCTTTACGCGCGAATTGCGCAGGCATCTTGTCTGCATTCGAGGGTCATATTCACATGCAAGAACCCCCTATCCGCGACTGTGAAACTGCTCGCATGCCGTCTACACCTCCGTAGTGCCAACGATCCTGGGCTGCTTGCCAGGGAATCTCCTCAAAAACCACGA contains:
- a CDS encoding gamma interferon inducible lysosomal thiol reductase (GILT) protein (encoded by transcript BESB_002270), which produces MKLSSLFLSVALGGSSIGASAALNKREYRQIQLTSRDGERIKVDVMYESMCPFCQRLITEQLSRIMRSDIADYIDLRLYPYGNAVERGGEIKCQHGPDECHLNKVSACAIRELHKEPNQTMDVLTCIENIKGGADTEWRGCLTEAREKKSAIQDCVTSAKGAQLMKAVSAYSQTVGYEYVPWIEVDGKHSKQAEENLTEFLCKKIGKRGPHFCAMLSLLDTTHVLQDHQRCFKH
- a CDS encoding hypothetical protein (encoded by transcript BESB_002280), giving the protein MVSLRVSTTMAGAKNEEVILTEGVCGPSAATRRGSFDVHAADRVVTAREKERKRLRQITEETGDQWRPDKFYTDELKTEKPWINPYEVMVKHLVHPPSEGELTPKADSSSSSSSISSDFDRARRKAKKKKKKAKKEAKKLKKERKKLKKKLKRLKA
- a CDS encoding hypothetical protein (encoded by transcript BESB_002290); its protein translation is MEGVEVLETPASSAGRGARSNEWRGEPTERSAALERLRVKVHPANRRFFDVLLEARRRTTSERQFQTYSRGLRALQLYPLPITTREEAEQIDGVGGFLSGLIFRVLRNAPLTAPGPLPPPAGGIEPEPASVPPPAVASVSSSSRSNESAEARDKCQHGAAGRRSTGAAGDRTASECDRVALSQQSASGSLQEYLKRQWRLAERLAVFLLSRRRKPLSKESRHPEGPGDRQSGHVQRGGTSCETGGNTSSEHDLAGDCSPVAATATSKQSADRRSNRNDLPMKCFRKGASAWTGLVCLYRLGAFGEKGVNRVQLKEAQEELSTLYPCRVASWSILETLQRQQLVAIRAPDPSVARAASARFSRQLKSAAEASASLTAACAMRLSSHDGEEAVHQHFNREGVDRADTRSGNEASSSVSSLARASDGTKADGVELPKGSAGRRRRESSRREQILRQKQERAAETEHGRLLKRHCRDHLELVSLTKEGEVWARRLAATVPELHSASASLQQPTGCAAAPQAEFEKECLSGGLPSDSQQSDCGCLSNDEGYIDGSNTGETLSDAFVDTCERVELRNAHDSDEDWSSSLEELDAKTLGSSRAETESEREATLSRRSRQRRSTRALSLGVARSADCRGEAPVVVLDDEEEEDKLQEVSLLTPVSGGARTWRQPSDSPAMCRRGRDPSNEAFHMSPIRVATHAAAGGTPRRNKRSVILSDLPVALPSAAGSLYVPENTPQRATAGLSSSANASGAPGRPGGAGVGSKVDELPQGWQPMGHAFQVCLVLDNRERVEHGAGWGGRSSRAEFLSGQLRRNGVLVELRPLPVGDALWVVQRLQTGPELGGAAQRLPQPGDVESSRQVDAGPREGQGFGADAVASAADHAASPLKKGGAAGEFVLPIIVERKTLRDLSTSIRDGRYEDQKYRLMHCSGVRRVLYLVEGLLEASPCPAVPLAAAGFAGQPRSFAGHLPSPPRLPGASRGGAGASGALSAAAGGRSFLGGPLSTSAATVAAEIAAVRTAQLKTQLVNGFSLLSTTCPAHTVAMLTRIHRRLARQFSSWAVAPVETGDQSVEGVSGGLAAFSVPCPSAPTQHAGQRGTLHHSESPPAGAGRSQTASSGAAGDAVTRLFLREGKSQATRPDFGGPGSLFSASPWGASEQEALIELLSWGQWLERNRQAAKSTVKEVFCRQLSVLPFLGKRGAAYIAQACGRPAAFARLLQQHPDDRRLRAALAVAAYSADHGAKGKEAPAGQGAAIPDEHRDASLQTPDRGRKRPLNGDPQREHEGAALETRTGEELPNSEKRRHLEAPQRARREGTQSVAPGSAASPRQQTISSKAIALCRLLYQPDVPSSVIEAVQPLAAATTENLAGKRWAACEATPPRQR